The Polaribacter tangerinus genome has a segment encoding these proteins:
- a CDS encoding UvrD-helicase domain-containing protein, giving the protein MQKSATFQVYNASAGSGKTFTLVKEYLKVILTADDIFTFQKILAITFTNKAAGEMKERVLVNLEEFANGIENDLFLKVVDETKVEKDKIKERSKKILEAILQNYAAFNITTIDSFTHKIIKSFAHDLGLSQNFEVEMDAVSLLNQAVEVIISNIGVDAKLTKLLIDYSLEKTDDDKSWDISRDLAEFAKILLNEDDQKHFQKLATKKFEDFTSLKEKLQKENKEIEQVFEELATTVLNFISNNELSETDFSYKDYPNHFKKIKNIAALKSEDFNFEGRLYKKIAAKENLYSASIPVANKDIIDGIATQLHAYFYTSQKLFETSFRKYAFNRVLLKSITQLAVLNNINAALEAIKEDNNIRLIAEFNQLIAQNIKDQPAPFIYERIGHRFSHFFIDEMQDTSLLQWENLIPLIDNALAQESSNLLLVGDGKQAIYRWRGGKAEQFISLGIDGEGGQNPFQVSKKIQELDTNYRSYSEIINFNNQFFQHVANFFKNEAYKNIFIEGNKQLENAKKGGYVSLDFLLKEEDKEENKLRYPKKVLEKIIELKESFSLSEICVLTRSKKDGIAVADYLSENNIDIVSNETLLLNNNAKIKFIITVLEIIQHPNNQESRFEFLYFLHEHLHISLEKNQFLEEYLAKNNELLFQDLKQYGIEFQTSIFHQKPFYEKIEEIIRGFQLIDSSDAYIQFFLDIVLEQQRKGTDIQDFLHFWDLKKESLSIVAPESSDAVQIMTIHKSKGLEFPVVIFPCDVDIYQQIKPKVWLDDLPKDLNFKELLVDYSKDVGFISKRGKALYDFRREALELDNFNLLYVALTRAVERLYIITENSVNKAGSENKNMFSGVFINYLKNKEIWKKDTFQYSFGDKKRVSEFVKVKSATEHHQKFIGNPWQDHNIVLLANSSKLWDTAQGDAINYGNLIHQIFSKIVSYKDASSVLLHFYEQGFMDKNQLESITTIVNAIVAHPKLQPYFSEDVTVFNEREIVTENHQIIIPDRLVFNKHNEVVIIDYKTGNPSELHVSQLHNYSAVLESMQFTVKKKLLVYCNHKIDVVEV; this is encoded by the coding sequence GTGCAAAAATCTGCAACTTTTCAAGTTTATAACGCCTCTGCCGGAAGTGGTAAAACATTTACACTGGTAAAAGAATATTTAAAAGTAATTCTTACCGCCGATGATATATTTACGTTTCAGAAAATTTTGGCAATTACTTTTACGAACAAAGCCGCAGGAGAAATGAAAGAGCGAGTTTTAGTAAACTTAGAAGAATTTGCAAATGGCATAGAAAATGATTTGTTTCTAAAAGTTGTTGATGAAACTAAGGTAGAAAAAGATAAAATTAAAGAAAGGAGTAAAAAAATATTAGAGGCAATTTTACAAAATTATGCAGCTTTTAATATTACTACTATTGATAGTTTTACTCATAAAATAATTAAAAGTTTTGCCCATGATTTAGGGCTTTCTCAAAATTTTGAGGTTGAAATGGATGCTGTTTCATTATTAAATCAAGCAGTAGAGGTAATTATTTCAAATATTGGAGTCGATGCTAAACTTACAAAATTATTAATTGATTATTCTCTAGAAAAAACAGATGACGATAAATCTTGGGATATCTCTAGAGACCTAGCAGAATTTGCAAAAATACTCCTTAATGAAGATGACCAAAAGCACTTTCAGAAGTTAGCGACCAAAAAATTTGAAGATTTCACCTCTCTAAAAGAAAAACTTCAAAAGGAAAACAAAGAAATTGAACAAGTTTTTGAAGAATTGGCAACTACAGTTCTAAACTTTATTAGTAATAACGAACTATCAGAAACCGACTTTAGCTATAAAGATTACCCAAATCACTTTAAAAAAATAAAAAATATTGCCGCTTTAAAAAGTGAAGATTTTAATTTTGAAGGGCGTTTATATAAAAAAATTGCCGCAAAAGAGAACTTATATTCAGCAAGTATACCTGTAGCAAATAAAGATATTATTGATGGTATAGCAACTCAGCTGCATGCTTATTTTTATACCTCACAAAAACTTTTTGAAACTTCTTTTCGTAAATATGCTTTTAACAGAGTTCTATTAAAAAGTATTACACAACTAGCGGTTTTAAACAATATAAATGCAGCGTTAGAAGCTATTAAAGAAGACAATAATATTCGATTAATAGCAGAATTTAATCAATTAATTGCCCAAAATATAAAAGATCAACCAGCACCCTTTATATATGAAAGAATAGGACATCGATTTTCTCATTTTTTTATAGATGAAATGCAAGATACCTCACTACTTCAGTGGGAAAATTTAATTCCTTTAATAGACAATGCACTCGCTCAAGAAAGTAGTAATTTGTTGTTGGTTGGAGATGGTAAACAAGCTATTTATAGATGGCGAGGAGGTAAAGCAGAACAATTTATTTCTTTAGGAATTGATGGAGAAGGTGGGCAAAATCCTTTTCAAGTTTCTAAAAAAATACAAGAGTTAGATACAAATTATAGGAGCTATTCTGAAATTATTAATTTTAACAATCAGTTTTTTCAACATGTAGCAAATTTTTTTAAAAATGAAGCTTACAAAAACATTTTTATAGAAGGAAACAAGCAGCTCGAAAATGCCAAAAAAGGAGGTTATGTTTCTTTAGATTTTTTGTTGAAGGAAGAGGATAAAGAAGAAAATAAGCTGAGGTATCCTAAAAAAGTATTAGAAAAAATTATAGAACTGAAAGAATCTTTTTCTTTGAGTGAAATTTGTGTTTTAACAAGGTCTAAAAAAGACGGAATAGCAGTTGCAGATTATCTTTCGGAAAACAACATAGATATAGTTTCAAATGAAACGTTACTATTAAACAATAATGCTAAAATTAAGTTTATAATTACTGTTTTAGAAATTATTCAACATCCTAATAATCAAGAATCAAGGTTTGAGTTCTTATATTTTTTACATGAACATTTGCATATTTCATTAGAAAAAAATCAATTTTTAGAAGAATATTTGGCAAAGAATAATGAGTTGCTTTTTCAAGATTTAAAACAATACGGAATTGAATTTCAGACTTCCATATTTCATCAAAAACCATTTTATGAAAAAATAGAAGAAATAATTAGAGGTTTTCAATTGATTGATTCTTCAGATGCCTATATTCAGTTTTTTTTAGATATTGTTTTAGAGCAGCAAAGAAAAGGAACAGATATTCAAGACTTCCTACATTTCTGGGATCTTAAAAAAGAATCATTAAGTATTGTTGCACCAGAAAGTTCAGATGCTGTTCAAATAATGACCATTCACAAATCTAAAGGTTTAGAGTTTCCTGTGGTTATTTTTCCTTGCGATGTAGATATTTATCAGCAAATTAAACCAAAAGTTTGGTTAGATGATTTGCCAAAAGATTTAAATTTTAAAGAACTGTTAGTAGATTATAGCAAAGATGTTGGTTTTATAAGTAAACGAGGTAAAGCCTTGTATGATTTTAGAAGAGAAGCCTTAGAGTTAGATAACTTTAACCTATTGTACGTGGCGTTAACAAGAGCCGTTGAGCGTTTGTATATTATTACAGAGAATTCTGTAAATAAAGCCGGTAGCGAAAATAAAAATATGTTTTCGGGCGTATTTATCAATTATCTCAAAAATAAAGAAATTTGGAAAAAAGACACATTTCAGTATAGTTTTGGAGACAAGAAAAGAGTAAGCGAATTTGTAAAGGTAAAATCAGCAACCGAACACCATCAGAAATTTATTGGAAACCCATGGCAAGACCATAATATTGTGCTTTTAGCAAACTCTTCTAAACTTTGGGATACCGCACAAGGTGATGCAATAAATTACGGTAATTTAATACATCAAATTTTTTCAAAAATTGTAAGTTATAAAGATGCTTCTTCTGTGCTTTTACATTTTTATGAACAAGGTTTTATGGATAAAAATCAATTGGAATCTATCACTACAATTGTAAATGCAATTGTTGCCCACCCAAAGTTACAGCCCTATTTTTCTGAGGATGTTACAGTTTTTAATGAACGAGAAATAGTTACCGAAAACCATCAAATAATTATTCCAGACAGACTCGTTTTTAATAAGCATAACGAAGTAGTTATTATAGATTACAAAACAGGAAACCCCTCTGAGTTGCATGTTTCACAATTACACAACTATTCGGCGGTTTTAGAGTCGATGCAGTTCACTGTAAAAAAGAAACTACTCGTTTATTGTAACCATAAAATAGACGTAGTTGAGGTATAA
- a CDS encoding metal-dependent transcriptional regulator, whose amino-acid sequence MFTLSEENYLKTIYHLEHETNKGISTNAIAEKLATKASSVSDMIKKLSDKQVLNYKKYKGVVLTELGKKTAANIVRKHRLWEVFLVDKLNFSWDEVHDVAEQLEHIKSQKLINQLDQFLGFPTHDPHGDPIPDKEGNLNTIDKSLLSTLTSNEHGVCVGVNDSSSEFLQFLDKKGITLGKKITVIEKEDFDASLIILVGEKKLTISHKIANNLYIKKA is encoded by the coding sequence ATGTTTACACTCTCAGAAGAGAATTATTTAAAGACAATTTATCATTTAGAACACGAGACTAATAAAGGAATAAGTACCAATGCTATTGCAGAGAAACTAGCCACAAAAGCCTCTTCGGTTTCAGATATGATAAAAAAGCTATCGGATAAACAAGTGTTAAATTATAAAAAGTACAAAGGTGTAGTACTTACCGAGCTAGGTAAGAAAACTGCCGCTAATATTGTAAGAAAACATCGTTTATGGGAAGTGTTTTTAGTAGATAAATTAAACTTCTCTTGGGATGAGGTGCATGATGTTGCAGAGCAGCTAGAACATATTAAATCACAGAAATTAATCAATCAATTAGATCAATTTTTAGGATTTCCAACACACGATCCTCATGGAGATCCTATACCAGATAAAGAGGGTAATTTAAATACTATAGACAAAAGTTTATTATCTACTTTAACCAGCAATGAACATGGAGTTTGTGTTGGAGTCAATGATTCTTCGTCTGAATTTTTACAGTTTTTAGACAAAAAGGGCATTACTTTAGGCAAAAAAATAACTGTTATAGAAAAAGAAGATTTCGATGCTTCATTAATCATTTTAGTAGGAGAAAAAAAATTAACGATTTCACATAAAATTGCTAATAATTTATACATTAAAAAAGCATGA
- a CDS encoding thioredoxin family protein: MKKAIYILFLLSWLNNYSQSESPQLKIHTFSELEQKYKMQQKPVIIFVYTDWCKVCFAMKNTTLKNKKLVSLLNNQFYFSMLNGESKKNITFLNKKYTYIATGDNTGIHELANELAAKNRIIAYPTTIFLNKRLEIETQIVGFSKSKKMIQMLKKMLLLN, encoded by the coding sequence ATGAAAAAAGCTATTTATATACTATTTCTATTGTCGTGGTTAAATAACTACAGTCAATCTGAATCGCCTCAACTTAAAATTCATACTTTTTCTGAACTTGAACAAAAATATAAAATGCAACAAAAACCAGTCATTATTTTTGTTTACACAGATTGGTGCAAAGTATGCTTTGCGATGAAAAATACCACTTTAAAAAACAAGAAGTTAGTATCACTTTTAAACAATCAGTTTTACTTTAGCATGCTTAATGGTGAGTCTAAAAAAAATATCACTTTTTTAAATAAAAAATATACATACATTGCCACTGGAGATAATACTGGTATTCATGAACTAGCAAATGAACTGGCAGCTAAAAACCGAATAATTGCCTATCCAACCACCATTTTTTTAAATAAAAGATTAGAAATAGAAACACAAATAGTTGGATTTTCAAAATCGAAAAAAATGATACAAATGCTTAAAAAAATGCTCCTTTTAAATTAA
- a CDS encoding ZIP family metal transporter encodes MSTFNQLVEFAKEYPIWAALFASLFTWGLTAAGAALVFFFKKANRAVLDGMLGFTGGVMVAASFWSLLSPAIENSPGEGFIKVIPAAIGFALGALSLFGLDKILPHLHINFKESEVEGVQTAWHKTTLLVLAITLHNIPEGLAVGVLFGAASTLVGVEQTEMIVAAISLAIGIGIQNFPEGFAVAMPLRRQGVSRFKSFWYGQLSAIVEPVAAVLGALAVSFFTPILPYALAFAAGAMIFVVVEEVIPETQRDKYTDIATLGFIGGFIVMMCLDVGLG; translated from the coding sequence ATGAGTACATTTAATCAATTAGTAGAATTTGCAAAAGAATACCCTATTTGGGCGGCTCTATTTGCATCACTTTTTACCTGGGGTTTAACTGCGGCAGGCGCCGCTTTAGTGTTTTTTTTCAAAAAGGCTAATAGAGCAGTTTTAGACGGTATGCTAGGTTTTACTGGAGGTGTAATGGTTGCAGCAAGTTTTTGGAGTTTATTATCTCCAGCAATAGAAAACAGTCCTGGAGAAGGGTTTATCAAAGTAATTCCGGCTGCTATTGGTTTTGCTTTAGGAGCATTGTCTTTATTCGGATTGGATAAAATTCTACCACATTTACATATCAATTTTAAAGAAAGTGAAGTAGAGGGAGTTCAAACAGCATGGCATAAAACCACGTTATTGGTTTTAGCAATTACTTTACATAATATTCCAGAAGGATTGGCAGTTGGGGTGCTTTTTGGGGCTGCTTCTACACTAGTAGGCGTAGAGCAAACCGAAATGATTGTAGCAGCAATTTCTTTAGCAATTGGTATTGGTATTCAGAATTTTCCAGAGGGTTTTGCAGTAGCAATGCCTTTAAGAAGACAAGGTGTTAGTAGGTTTAAGAGTTTTTGGTACGGACAATTATCTGCAATTGTAGAACCTGTAGCAGCAGTTTTAGGGGCTTTAGCAGTATCGTTTTTTACCCCAATTTTACCTTATGCACTTGCGTTTGCAGCAGGCGCTATGATTTTTGTGGTAGTAGAAGAAGTTATTCCAGAAACACAAAGAGATAAATACACAGACATTGCAACATTAGGTTTTATTGGAGGTTTTATAGTAATGATGTGCTTAGATGTTGGTTTGGGTTAA
- a CDS encoding TonB-dependent receptor, which yields MFKKTILLLFVVTSVFSQNNSISGTLTANNTVLPFANVYFKNTRVGTTTDQNGFYQLKNIPPGKYTLVFSSIGFKKLAFDITIVANEQITKNADLKGQDSLKEIVITGTLRPVSKTDSPVPVEVYSKTFFKKNPTPSIFESLQNINGVRPQLNCNICNTGDIHINGLEGPYTFVLIDGMPIVSGLSTVYGLTGIPQALIERVEIVKGPASTLYGSEAVGGIINIITKKTTNAPIISTDNMISSWSETNTDVSLRYNVSKKVNALLGINYFRYQNSIDNNHDNFTDVTLQQRISIFHKMNFQRKSKKLFSIATRYVYEDRWGGEMNWEKKYRGTNSVYGESIYTNRWETFGTYEFPSTENIRFQFSANGHYQDSFYGTVNYDAKQLIGFGQLVYNKQIGNKHNILFGVAYRYTFYDDSTFATAKKNGITNNPSVVHLPGIFIQDEIAINKQHTLLLGGRWDYNSIHGTIVSPRINYKWNSKDNKNIVRLSVGNGFRVANVFTEDHAALTGARTVEFDGKLAPETSWNTNLNYVKKVTTENVFINIDASAFYTHFSNRILPDYETDTNKIIYANLKGYSVSKGISLQTDLTFTNGLNINAGATLMDVSITENNQKIRQILTERFSGVWSISYRLNNNITIDYTGNLYGPMRLPLLGEKDVRKEFSPWFSIQNIQVSKKFSNSWELYGGIKNILNYTPPDNSINSANNPFDIGVDTTKNPELAFDPTYMFASNQGIRMFLGLRYTLF from the coding sequence ATGTTCAAAAAAACGATTCTTCTTTTGTTTGTTGTTACTAGTGTTTTTAGTCAAAACAATAGTATTTCTGGTACATTAACTGCCAACAATACAGTACTTCCTTTTGCTAATGTATATTTTAAAAATACACGTGTTGGAACAACAACAGACCAAAACGGATTTTATCAACTGAAAAATATCCCTCCTGGAAAATACACGTTAGTATTTAGTAGTATTGGTTTTAAAAAACTTGCTTTTGATATTACTATTGTAGCTAATGAACAAATAACAAAAAATGCTGATTTAAAAGGACAAGATTCTTTAAAAGAGATCGTAATTACTGGAACTCTAAGACCTGTTTCAAAAACAGACAGTCCTGTACCTGTAGAGGTTTACAGTAAAACTTTTTTTAAAAAAAACCCTACACCATCTATTTTCGAATCATTACAAAATATAAATGGAGTTCGCCCACAATTAAACTGTAATATTTGCAACACTGGTGATATTCATATAAACGGATTGGAAGGACCTTATACTTTTGTTTTAATAGACGGAATGCCCATTGTTAGTGGTCTTTCTACTGTGTATGGCCTTACGGGAATTCCGCAAGCATTAATAGAACGTGTAGAAATTGTTAAAGGACCTGCATCTACTTTGTATGGTTCTGAAGCTGTGGGAGGTATCATTAATATTATCACCAAAAAAACAACAAACGCCCCGATAATTTCTACAGATAATATGATAAGTTCTTGGAGTGAAACGAATACAGATGTAAGTCTTAGATATAACGTTTCTAAGAAAGTAAATGCCCTTTTAGGCATCAACTATTTTAGGTATCAGAATAGCATCGATAATAATCATGATAATTTTACCGATGTAACGCTACAGCAAAGAATTTCTATTTTTCATAAAATGAATTTCCAACGAAAAAGCAAGAAACTATTTTCTATAGCTACCAGGTATGTATACGAAGACCGATGGGGTGGAGAAATGAATTGGGAAAAAAAATACAGAGGAACAAATAGTGTATATGGAGAAAGTATTTACACGAATAGATGGGAAACTTTTGGTACCTACGAATTTCCATCAACAGAAAATATTAGGTTCCAATTTAGTGCAAATGGCCATTATCAAGATTCTTTTTATGGAACTGTTAATTATGATGCAAAACAACTAATAGGTTTTGGTCAATTGGTGTACAACAAACAAATTGGCAATAAACATAACATCTTATTCGGTGTAGCCTATAGATATACTTTTTATGATGATAGTACTTTTGCAACAGCTAAAAAAAATGGTATTACCAACAACCCGTCTGTAGTTCACTTACCAGGAATTTTTATACAAGATGAAATTGCTATAAATAAACAACATACACTTTTGTTGGGTGGTAGATGGGACTATAATAGCATACATGGCACAATTGTATCGCCTAGAATAAACTACAAGTGGAACTCTAAAGATAACAAAAATATTGTACGCCTAAGTGTAGGAAATGGTTTTCGAGTTGCCAATGTTTTTACAGAAGATCATGCGGCTTTAACAGGAGCAAGAACAGTAGAATTTGATGGTAAATTAGCACCTGAAACTTCATGGAACACAAACCTAAACTACGTAAAAAAGGTAACTACAGAAAACGTGTTTATAAATATAGATGCCAGCGCATTTTACACACATTTTAGCAATAGAATTTTACCAGATTATGAAACAGACACAAATAAAATAATCTACGCAAACCTAAAGGGATACTCCGTTTCTAAAGGTATTTCTTTACAAACAGACCTTACATTTACCAACGGTTTAAATATAAACGCAGGGGCTACATTAATGGATGTTTCTATTACCGAAAACAACCAAAAGATTCGACAAATATTAACAGAACGTTTTAGTGGAGTGTGGTCTATTTCATATCGGTTAAATAATAATATAACCATCGATTATACCGGCAATTTATATGGCCCGATGCGATTACCTTTATTGGGTGAAAAAGATGTTAGAAAAGAATTTTCGCCTTGGTTTAGCATTCAAAATATTCAGGTATCAAAAAAATTTTCAAACAGTTGGGAACTATATGGCGGTATCAAAAACATTTTAAATTATACGCCTCCTGACAATAGTATTAATAGCGCCAACAACCCATTTGATATAGGTGTAGATACTACAAAAAATCCTGAACTTGCCTTCGACCCAACTTATATGTTTGCTTCTAACCAAGGTATTAGAATGTTTTTAGGATTGCGTTACACATTATTTTAA
- the mfd gene encoding transcription-repair coupling factor: MSKQNIVNYYQKSALISQINTQLKTEKNHFQLSNLVGSSLSFVISESFKNTNKPYLLIFNDKEEAAYYLNDLEQLLGDKNVLFYPGSYRRPYQIDETDNANVLLRSEVLNRINSRKKPAIIVTYPTALFEKVVTKKELEKNTLKITVGENVSLDFVNEVLFEYKFKRVDFVTEPGDFSVRGGIIDVFSFSNDEPYRIEFFGDEIESIRSFDVETQLSKEKLKKIAIMPNVENKALQENRESFLKYIASDTVIFTKNIAVLEGNLNKFFDKALDAYNNLSKEIKHATPEELFCNGSFILEEMKHFSVVYFGNHSTKNSPNTSTDIVFNTLPQPSFNKQFSLLINNLDEYHKAGFTNYIFCSNEQQAKRFHDIFDDAETTVHYETVVFPLYQGFVDVNNKLVCYTDHQIFERYYKFRLKNGYAKKQAITLQELNKLEIGDYVTHMDHGIGKFGGLQKIDVQGKKQEAIKLVYGERDILYVSIHSLHKISKFNGKDGKAPKIYKLGSGAWKKIKQKTKARVKHIAFNLIQLYAKRKLQKGVAFGPDTHIQHELEGSFMYEDTPDQFTATQEVKKDMEKDQPMDRLVCGDVGFGKTEVAVRAAFKAVDNGKQVAILVPTTILAFQHYKTFSERLKDFPIRIDYLNRFRTVKQKAAAIEGVNSGAVDIIIGTHQLTNKKIQFKDLGLLIIDEEQKFGVAVKDKLKTLKENVDTLTLTATPIPRTLQFSLMAARDLSVIKTPPPNRHPIESNVIRFSEEVIRDAISYEISRGGQVFFIHNRIENIKEVAGLLQRLVPNAKIGVGHGQMEGKKLEDLMLGFMNNDFDVLVSTTIIESGLDVPNANTIFINNANNFGLSDLHQMRGRVGRSNKKAFCYFITPPYHMMTDDARKRIEALVLFSDLGSGINIAMKDLEIRGAGDLLGGEQSGFINDIGFDTYQKILQEAIEELKENEFADLYPTDTSKPKEYVKEVQIDTDFEILFPDDYVNSVTERLSLYNKLSDIETEEALQKFELEIIDRFGAIPTQVEDLLNSVRIKWLAKKLGLEKIILKQKRMIGYFVSDQQSNFYQTTAFTNMLKHVQENGKSCVMKEKETKKGLRLLVTFIKIDSVKKALETLQRI; encoded by the coding sequence TTGAGCAAGCAGAACATTGTAAATTATTACCAAAAATCTGCCTTAATATCGCAGATAAACACACAACTTAAAACAGAAAAAAACCATTTTCAACTATCGAATTTGGTAGGTTCTTCTTTATCTTTTGTTATTTCAGAGAGCTTTAAAAACACTAACAAACCCTATCTTTTAATTTTTAATGACAAAGAAGAAGCTGCCTATTATTTAAACGATTTAGAACAGCTTTTAGGAGATAAAAATGTACTTTTTTATCCGGGTTCATATCGTAGACCATACCAAATAGATGAAACAGACAATGCCAATGTTTTACTTCGTTCGGAGGTTTTAAATAGAATAAACTCTCGAAAAAAGCCAGCTATAATTGTAACCTATCCAACGGCTCTCTTTGAAAAAGTAGTTACAAAAAAAGAACTAGAAAAAAATACCTTAAAAATAACTGTTGGAGAAAACGTTTCATTAGACTTTGTAAATGAAGTATTGTTCGAATATAAATTTAAACGCGTAGATTTTGTAACAGAGCCTGGCGATTTTTCTGTTCGTGGTGGAATTATAGATGTCTTTTCTTTTTCTAATGATGAACCCTATAGAATAGAGTTTTTTGGAGACGAAATAGAAAGTATTCGTTCTTTTGATGTAGAAACACAACTCTCTAAAGAAAAACTAAAAAAAATTGCAATTATGCCAAATGTCGAGAACAAGGCATTGCAAGAAAATAGAGAAAGTTTTCTTAAATATATTGCAAGTGATACGGTAATTTTTACCAAAAATATTGCTGTTTTAGAAGGAAATCTCAATAAATTTTTTGACAAAGCATTAGATGCATACAACAACTTATCAAAAGAAATAAAACACGCAACACCAGAAGAGCTATTCTGTAACGGTAGCTTCATACTCGAAGAAATGAAGCATTTCTCTGTGGTTTATTTTGGTAATCATTCAACAAAAAACAGCCCCAATACAAGTACCGATATTGTTTTTAATACCTTACCACAGCCCTCTTTTAATAAACAATTTAGCTTACTTATAAATAATTTAGACGAATACCACAAAGCAGGTTTTACAAACTACATTTTTTGCTCGAATGAACAGCAAGCAAAAAGATTTCATGATATTTTTGACGATGCAGAAACTACTGTACACTACGAAACAGTAGTTTTTCCATTATACCAAGGTTTTGTAGATGTAAATAATAAATTGGTTTGTTATACAGATCATCAGATTTTTGAAAGATATTATAAATTTCGACTCAAAAATGGATATGCTAAAAAACAAGCCATAACTTTACAAGAGTTAAATAAATTAGAAATTGGTGATTATGTAACGCACATGGATCACGGTATTGGAAAATTTGGTGGTTTACAAAAAATTGATGTTCAAGGAAAAAAACAAGAAGCTATAAAATTAGTATACGGAGAACGAGATATTTTATATGTAAGCATACACTCGCTACATAAAATATCTAAGTTTAATGGCAAAGATGGAAAAGCTCCCAAAATATACAAATTAGGCTCTGGCGCTTGGAAAAAAATTAAACAAAAAACAAAAGCAAGAGTTAAACATATAGCTTTTAATCTAATTCAACTATACGCCAAAAGAAAACTGCAAAAGGGAGTCGCTTTTGGTCCAGACACCCATATACAACACGAGTTAGAAGGTAGTTTTATGTATGAAGATACACCCGATCAATTTACCGCTACACAAGAAGTAAAAAAGGATATGGAAAAAGACCAACCTATGGACAGATTGGTATGTGGCGATGTAGGTTTTGGGAAAACAGAAGTTGCCGTAAGAGCCGCATTTAAGGCAGTAGACAATGGCAAACAAGTTGCTATTTTAGTACCTACAACCATTTTAGCTTTTCAACATTACAAAACATTTTCCGAACGCTTAAAAGACTTTCCTATAAGAATAGATTATTTAAATAGGTTTAGAACAGTCAAACAAAAAGCTGCTGCTATAGAAGGTGTTAATTCGGGTGCTGTAGATATTATTATTGGAACTCATCAACTCACCAATAAAAAAATTCAGTTTAAAGATTTAGGGCTGTTAATTATTGATGAAGAACAAAAGTTTGGTGTTGCAGTAAAAGATAAGTTAAAAACGTTAAAAGAAAATGTAGATACTTTAACGCTAACTGCCACCCCAATTCCTAGAACTTTACAATTTAGCTTAATGGCTGCTAGAGATTTATCTGTAATAAAAACACCTCCACCAAACAGACATCCTATAGAAAGTAATGTAATTCGTTTTTCGGAAGAGGTAATTAGAGATGCCATTTCTTATGAAATTTCTAGAGGCGGACAAGTATTTTTTATTCATAATAGAATAGAAAACATTAAAGAGGTTGCAGGTTTACTACAAAGATTAGTGCCAAATGCAAAAATTGGCGTTGGTCACGGACAAATGGAAGGTAAAAAGCTAGAAGATTTAATGCTTGGCTTTATGAATAATGATTTTGATGTTTTGGTTTCTACAACAATTATAGAAAGCGGTTTAGATGTACCAAATGCAAATACTATTTTTATAAATAATGCCAATAATTTTGGGCTTTCAGACTTGCATCAAATGAGAGGTAGAGTAGGACGTTCCAACAAAAAAGCATTTTGCTATTTTATTACACCACCTTATCATATGATGACAGATGATGCCAGAAAAAGAATAGAAGCTTTGGTATTATTTTCTGATTTAGGAAGTGGTATAAATATTGCCATGAAAGATTTAGAAATTCGTGGTGCTGGAGATTTATTGGGTGGCGAACAAAGTGGTTTTATAAATGATATTGGTTTTGATACTTATCAGAAAATATTACAAGAAGCAATAGAAGAATTAAAAGAAAATGAATTTGCAGATTTGTACCCAACAGATACTTCTAAACCAAAAGAATATGTTAAAGAAGTACAAATAGATACCGATTTCGAAATTCTCTTTCCAGACGATTATGTAAATTCAGTTACCGAACGCCTTAGTTTATACAACAAACTGTCTGACATAGAAACCGAAGAAGCACTTCAAAAATTTGAATTAGAAATAATAGATAGATTTGGAGCTATACCTACACAAGTAGAAGATTTATTAAACTCGGTACGTATAAAATGGTTAGCAAAAAAACTTGGCCTAGAAAAAATTATTCTAAAACAAAAAAGAATGATTGGCTACTTTGTATCTGATCAGCAAAGTAATTTTTATCAAACTACTGCTTTTACTAATATGCTAAAACATGTACAAGAGAATGGCAAAAGTTGTGTAATGAAAGAAAAAGAAACCAAAAAAGGACTTCGACTATTGGTAACATTTATTAAAATAGATAGTGTAAAAAAAGCCCTAGAAACACTGCAGAGAATTTAA